CAGCACGCTGCGCTGGACCAGCACTCACAGTGTGCTCTGTCCGCGCTACCGCCGACGGCACGAGAACGAGTATCGCCGCAACCTCACCGCATGGGCGCGGTGGATTCGCCCCGAGGGAGCGCCGCGCAAGACTGCGCTGATCTACGTGCATGGTTGGCTGGAGCCGGGCAGCTGGGCGGAAGAAGCGACGCTGTTTCGGCGCTGGGCCAAGGAGCTCGACACGGATCTGGTGCACGTGGCGCTGCCCTTCCATGGCCCGCGCAAGCCTCGGGACGCGCTGTTCTCGGGCGAGTACTTCTGGACCGCAGACTTGGTGCGGAGCATGGAGGGTGTACGACAGGCAACCTGCGACGCGCGGGCGCTGATGGCCTGGCTGCGCGGGCAGGGCTACGAGCGTGTAGGCGTGACCGGCATCAGTCTTGGTGGCGCCATCACCATGCTGTTCGCGTGCCTGCGTCCCTTCCCGGACTTCATCGTCCCCATCATTTCCCATCTGGAGCTGGCGGCTGCGGTGGAGTACGCGCCGATCTTGTGGCGCATGCGGAGGGACCTGGAGCGTTGGGGGATCGACCGTGAGCAGCGTCGCGATCTTTTCGAGCGCATCGGCATGTCGCGCTTCGCGCCGCTGCTGTCGCCCGAGCGACAGCTCTGGATTCAAGCGCGCGAAGACGTGTACATCGATGCTGCCGTAGCCGAGTCCCAGTGGCGGGACTGGGGGCGCCCGAACATCCTGTGGATCGACGGCGGACACATGACGTTCCCGTTGCACCTGGAC
This DNA window, taken from Polyangiaceae bacterium, encodes the following:
- a CDS encoding alpha/beta hydrolase family protein; its protein translation is MGYGKNADRVAGALSRLLHLRGARENTVGYLHQYLDLSAEELFPEPKPIQDLEVRRTIVDRALRTSTLRWTSTHSVLCPRYRRRHENEYRRNLTAWARWIRPEGAPRKTALIYVHGWLEPGSWAEEATLFRRWAKELDTDLVHVALPFHGPRKPRDALFSGEYFWTADLVRSMEGVRQATCDARALMAWLRGQGYERVGVTGISLGGAITMLFACLRPFPDFIVPIISHLELAAAVEYAPILWRMRRDLERWGIDREQRRDLFERIGMSRFAPLLSPERQLWIQAREDVYIDAAVAESQWRDWGRPNILWIDGGHMTFPLHLDEITQRIGDFLAGVAPLSTDQEASAVA